A portion of the Bacteroides faecium genome contains these proteins:
- a CDS encoding non-canonical purine NTP diphosphatase, which produces MKRKLVFATNNAHKLEEVAAILGEQVELLSLNDIDCHTDIPETADTLEGNALLKSSFIFNNYGLDCFADDTGLEVEVLDGAPGVYSARYAGGEGHDAQANMLKLLHDLEGKENRKAQFRTAISLILDGKEYLFEGVIKGEIIKEKRGDSGFGYDPIFKPEGYDKTFAELGNDIKNKISHRALAVQKLCEFLQR; this is translated from the coding sequence ATGAAACGCAAACTTGTATTTGCTACCAACAATGCTCATAAACTGGAAGAAGTAGCCGCCATATTGGGTGAACAGGTGGAACTGTTAAGCCTGAATGATATCGACTGCCATACGGACATTCCCGAAACGGCTGATACGCTGGAAGGAAATGCCCTGCTGAAATCTTCCTTTATCTTTAACAACTACGGCTTGGATTGCTTTGCCGACGATACCGGCCTGGAAGTGGAAGTACTGGACGGAGCTCCCGGAGTCTACTCCGCACGTTATGCAGGCGGAGAAGGACACGACGCTCAAGCCAATATGCTCAAATTACTCCACGACCTGGAAGGAAAGGAAAACCGCAAAGCGCAATTCCGCACTGCCATTTCGTTGATACTCGATGGAAAAGAATATCTCTTTGAAGGAGTGATAAAAGGCGAAATAATCAAAGAAAAACGGGGTGATTCGGGCTTTGGTTACGACCCCATATTCAAGCCGGAAGGTTACGACAAGACTTTCGCCGAACTGGGAAATGATATAAAGAATAAAATTAGTCACCGTGCGCTGGCTGTGCAGAAGCTCTGCGAATTCCTGCAACGCTGA
- the nadA gene encoding quinolinate synthase NadA — protein sequence MNELIKAINELKKEKNAIILGHYYQKGEIQDIADYVGDSLALAQWAAKTEADIIVMCGVHFMGETAKVLCPGKKVLVPDMAAGCSLADSCPADKFAQFVKEHPGHTVISYVNTTAAVKAVTDVVVTSTNAKQIVESFPKDEKIIFGPDRNLGNYINSVTNRNMLLWDGACHVHEQFSVEKIVELKAQHPEALVLAHPECKSTVLKLADVVGSTAALLKYAVNHPENTYIVATESGILHEMQKKCPQTTFIPAPPNDSTCGCNECSFMRLNTLEKLYECLKNEAPEITVDPEVAEKAVKPIQRMLEISAKLGL from the coding sequence ATGAATGAACTAATAAAAGCTATAAACGAGCTGAAGAAAGAAAAGAATGCAATCATTCTGGGACACTACTATCAGAAGGGTGAAATACAAGATATCGCCGATTACGTTGGCGATAGTCTGGCATTGGCTCAATGGGCGGCGAAAACGGAAGCGGACATTATTGTGATGTGCGGCGTTCATTTTATGGGTGAGACGGCGAAGGTGCTTTGTCCGGGAAAGAAAGTGCTGGTTCCCGACATGGCGGCAGGCTGTTCGTTGGCAGACAGTTGTCCGGCGGACAAGTTTGCGCAGTTTGTCAAAGAGCATCCGGGGCACACTGTTATTTCGTATGTCAACACGACGGCTGCGGTGAAAGCTGTGACAGATGTGGTGGTGACTTCCACCAATGCGAAGCAGATCGTGGAAAGCTTCCCCAAAGATGAGAAAATAATCTTTGGGCCGGATAGGAATCTGGGTAATTATATCAACTCAGTTACGAACAGGAATATGCTTCTTTGGGACGGAGCCTGCCATGTGCATGAACAGTTCTCTGTTGAAAAGATTGTGGAACTGAAAGCGCAGCATCCGGAAGCGTTGGTGTTGGCTCATCCCGAGTGTAAGAGCACGGTATTGAAACTGGCTGACGTAGTAGGCTCTACGGCTGCTCTGTTGAAGTATGCCGTGAACCATCCGGAAAATACGTATATCGTGGCTACCGAATCGGGTATCTTGCATGAGATGCAGAAGAAGTGTCCGCAGACAACGTTTATCCCTGCTCCACCGAACGACAGTACGTGCGGATGTAACGAGTGCAGCTTTATGCGGTTGAATACGTTAGAGAAGCTCTATGAGTGTCTGAAGAATGAAGCACCGGAAATTACGGTGGATCCTGAAGTGGCGGAAAAGGCGGTGAAGCCGATTCAGCGGATGCTGGAGATTTCGGCGAAGCTGGGATTATAG
- a CDS encoding OmpA/MotB family protein, whose product MKKITLFTLLTLLLCTSCVTKKKFMLAEMAATASKDSLQGLLTDCRHTNAQMSAQIKNLLRDTTKMGNSIRQYQSMLNVNMTEQEKLNALLSQKKNELNERERTINELQQMINTQNEKVQKLLSSVKDALLGFSSDELTVREKDGKVYVAMSDKLLFQSGSARLDKRGEEALGKLAEVLNKQTDIDVFIEGHTDNKPINTVQFKDNWDLSVIRATSVVRILIKNYHVNPLQIQPSGRGEYMPVDDNETAEGRSKNRRTEIIMAPKLDKLFQMLQSSEESH is encoded by the coding sequence ATGAAGAAAATTACTCTATTTACTTTACTTACGCTCCTATTATGTACTTCGTGTGTAACAAAAAAGAAGTTCATGCTTGCAGAAATGGCAGCTACCGCAAGCAAAGATAGTCTGCAAGGATTATTGACCGACTGCCGCCATACAAACGCCCAAATGTCGGCACAAATCAAGAATCTTTTGCGTGATACGACAAAGATGGGAAACAGTATCCGCCAGTATCAAAGCATGTTGAACGTGAACATGACTGAACAGGAAAAACTGAATGCCTTGTTGAGCCAAAAAAAGAATGAGCTGAATGAAAGGGAACGCACCATCAACGAACTGCAACAGATGATTAACACTCAGAATGAGAAAGTACAGAAACTGTTGAGCAGCGTAAAAGATGCGCTATTAGGATTCAGCAGTGATGAACTGACCGTTCGCGAGAAAGACGGAAAAGTATATGTAGCAATGTCGGACAAGTTGCTGTTCCAGTCGGGAAGTGCCCGCTTGGACAAACGTGGTGAAGAAGCGCTTGGCAAGTTAGCCGAGGTTTTGAACAAGCAGACGGATATTGACGTATTCATCGAAGGACATACGGATAACAAGCCTATCAACACGGTACAGTTCAAGGATAACTGGGATTTGAGCGTGATTCGCGCCACTTCTGTTGTCCGTATCCTGATTAAGAATTATCATGTAAATCCTTTGCAGATACAGCCTAGCGGACGTGGTGAATATATGCCTGTCGATGATAACGAAACAGCGGAAGGAAGAAGTAAAAACCGCCGTACGGAGATTATTATGGCTCCGAAGTTGGATAAGTTATTCCAAATGTTGCAGAGCTCGGAAGAATCACATTAA
- a CDS encoding RNA methyltransferase, with product MRKLKITELNRISAEEFKQVEKLPLVVVLDDIRSLHNIGSVFRTSDAFRIECIYLCGITATPPHPEMHKTALGAEFTVDWKYVNNAVDAVDNLKNEGYIVYSVEQAEGSIMLDELKLDKAKKYAIVMGNEVKGVQQEVIDHSDGCIEIPQYGTKHSLNVSVTTGIVIWDLFKKLR from the coding sequence ATGCGTAAACTGAAAATAACAGAGCTGAACCGTATCAGCGCCGAGGAGTTCAAACAGGTTGAAAAACTGCCCCTGGTGGTAGTGCTGGACGATATTCGTAGTTTGCACAATATAGGTTCCGTGTTCCGTACATCGGATGCATTCCGCATAGAATGTATCTATCTATGTGGCATTACGGCCACCCCGCCACACCCCGAAATGCATAAGACTGCTTTAGGAGCTGAGTTCACTGTCGACTGGAAGTATGTTAATAACGCTGTTGATGCTGTTGATAACCTCAAAAATGAAGGGTATATCGTTTATTCCGTAGAACAGGCGGAAGGAAGCATTATGCTGGATGAACTCAAACTGGATAAGGCTAAGAAATACGCCATCGTAATGGGAAACGAAGTGAAAGGGGTGCAACAAGAGGTTATTGACCATTCGGACGGCTGCATAGAAATTCCCCAATATGGAACCAAGCATTCTTTGAATGTCTCCGTAACTACCGGTATTGTGATTTGGGATTTGTTCAAAAAGCTACGTTAA
- a CDS encoding DUF4294 domain-containing protein → MTLFAIVCCTLHVQAQEKQIINGYLVPMCIYNGDTIPCVQLRTVYIFRPLKFKNEKERQEYYRLVRNVKKVYPISKEINQAIIETYEYLQTLPNEKARQKHIKRVEKGLKEQYTPRMKKLSFTQGKLLIKLIDRQSNSTSYELVKAFMGPFKAGFYQTFAALFGASLKKEYDPEGEDKLTERVVLLVENGQI, encoded by the coding sequence ATGACGCTGTTTGCTATTGTTTGCTGTACACTGCATGTACAGGCTCAAGAAAAGCAAATCATTAATGGATACTTGGTTCCGATGTGTATCTATAATGGAGATACGATTCCATGTGTCCAATTAAGAACTGTGTATATCTTCCGCCCGCTAAAGTTCAAGAACGAAAAGGAACGCCAGGAATACTACCGACTGGTACGGAATGTAAAAAAGGTATATCCCATATCAAAAGAAATTAACCAGGCTATTATTGAAACTTACGAGTACCTGCAAACTCTACCTAATGAAAAGGCTCGTCAGAAACATATCAAACGGGTGGAAAAAGGTCTGAAAGAACAATATACTCCCCGAATGAAAAAACTCTCTTTTACACAGGGGAAACTGTTGATTAAATTAATAGACCGCCAAAGTAATTCTACCAGTTATGAACTGGTAAAAGCATTTATGGGACCTTTTAAAGCCGGATTCTATCAGACATTCGCTGCACTGTTCGGTGCCAGTCTGAAAAAGGAGTATGACCCTGAAGGTGAGGATAAACTAACGGAACGCGTAGTACTGCTAGTGGAGAATGGACAAATCTAA